The Mangrovibacillus cuniculi sequence TCCATCCGTTACAATAATGACACGCTTTTTTCTTTCCATCTGGAACGCTCCCTTCTTCACAAACTCACATAGTAGATCCAATGAAAGAGTGAGCCCATAATTTTTCCAAATACTAGAGCCATTAGTAAATAAACAATTCTATCAGCAATACCAACTCTCTTCGCTAGTATCGGAAGCACATTAAGAGACTCCGTTAAAGCTGCCGCTAACATCCCCAAGAAAATACCATTTAATAACCCTAACGGCATAAGTAATATAGGGTATAAATGAAAACTTGGTAATTGTAATGAAAAGTAACATCCTAAAAAAACACCAAATACTACAGACCATTCGTAATAATGAATCATCTTCATTGTTTTTGTCAGTTGTGTTAGTCTCGGAATAATTCCAAGGACTGTTAACACAGCTACAAAGCCAGAACCAACCGCTAGTCCTCCAGCAAAGGCAATTAAAATGATTAAAAGAACATTAATTGTCATCAAGGTGTCTCATACTCTCCTTGTTCTCATTCATTATTACGTACTGGTCTAAATCTTGTTGATAATTAAACATTTCTACTTCTAAAGGACTTGGTTCTTCGTTAATTCTTTTTCTAAAAAGATGATTAAAGAAAAGAATCATCCCTAGCCCTAACCCAAACGAGTAAGGAATTTGGAATAATAGCGGTTTAGCAACTTCTTGTCCGGTTAGTACTGTGTACAATTTTTGGTGTACTTCTGGCATACTAACATCTTCATGAAAGTTCATGATTGCTAAAGCTGCTCCTACAAACAGGAGTAACCATACAAAAACAAACAATGGCATAGACATATGTTTTTTTTCATAGACCACTTCAATAATTGTTTGCGGAGGACCAACAGTTTGAACTTCCAAATTTGGATGTTTTGCTTGTATGAACTGAATGACTTTCATCACATCAATAATCACAATATTTTTGTCTTCTTCTTTTACTTGGTAAACGGGAAGGTTTAATAGGTCATTTCTAATTTCTTCTGGGGCTAATACTTGCGCCATATGTCCAAGTATTACTTTTTCATTTGGTTTTACTTGAGCTCTATTTCGAAGACGAAGATAAATGATGTCAGTCACGTAATTTCCTCCTTTACCAAGTATTCTGTCTTAGTATTAGGAGACGAGGGTGGAAATATGGAAGGGAATTTATAGAAAGAGTTAGGATGGAACTAAATCCGAAAGCGACTGCACAGGGATTTAGTTTTTTCAGCATTAATTCTGCATTATGATTAACTCAAATACAAAGAAAAAAAGGTACACTCGTTTTTCGAATGTACCTTTTTTTGTCCTGCCTCATAAGAAAAATCTGCGTAACATACCACTGTAACAAAAGCAATTTACTGAGCTGTATATCCCCCGTCCATTACGACTGCTTGTCCTGTTACGCCACCAGCTTGTTCACTAGCTAAGAAGCGAGCATAGTCCGCTATTTCTTTTACTTGTAGTAAACGTTTTTGTGGTACTAGAGGATAAATAACTTGTTCCAGTACCTTTTCTAATTCCACGCCACGAGTACTTGCTAAATCCTTCATTTGGTTACGTACAAGTGGAGTATCTACATAACCTGGACATAGTGCATTTACAGTAATACCGTGCTCAGCACCTTCTAAAGCTGCCACCTTAGTTAACCCAATTACTCCATGCTTAGCACTGTTATACGCAGCTTTTCCTGCGAATCCAATCAATCCATTAATAGAAGAAACATTTAAGATACGACCGAAGTTTTGCTTCTTCATGATTGGGAAAACATGTTTCGTCGCTATGAAAGGAGCTGTTAACATAATCTTAATCATAAATTCAAACTTATCTGTTGGGAATTCTTCAATTGGAGAAACATGTTGAAGCCCTGCATTATTGATTAATACATCTAGTCGACCATAAGTCTCAACAGTTTTATCCACCATATTTTTGATGTCTTCTTCAGATGTTACATCTGCCTTTAAACCGATAACATCGTGACCAGCTGACTTAAGCTCGTCTGCTGCTTTTTGAACGCCTTCTTCATTAATATCTGATAACACCACTTTGGATCCAGCTTCTGCAAAAATCTTCCCGATCTCAAAGCCTATCCCTTGAGCAGACCCTGTGATTACAACTACTTGTCCTTTATTTTCCATCGTATATTCCTCCTTAAAATGGTATGACCAATATATTAATATGCCTTAACTCTCTTAATTAATCCCAAGTGATGCTAATATTACTCCGACTACTAGCGCTATAAAAGGGATAACTAACCCTACCATCGCTACATCTTTATAACTATCTTTGTGGGTTAACCCTGTTACAGCGAATAAAGTTAGCAATGCTCCATTATGAGGTAAAATGGACGCTCCAGACGCTACAGAAGCTATTCTGTGCATTGCTTCTGTACTTATTCCGGAAGCTTGAGCTAAATCATAATAGGTGGAACCTAAAGCCTCCAAAGCAATTCCCATCCCACCTGAAGCTGAACCTGTTATCATAGCTAATATCTGAACTGTTAACCCCTCGGTTATCAAAGGGTTACTTGACACTCCTAAAATCATCTCCGTTATATTATCAAACGACGGTACTGCGGTAACTACTGCACCAAACCCTACTGCTGCACTAGTGTTAATAGTAGCCATTACAGAACCCTTTGCTCCTTCATTTATGGAAGGCACAAATGAACGGAATTTCTTGATATAAATGATTAAAATGGACAAGATCCCTAATAGTAAAGAAGGTATTGGGTCAAGTTTGAAAACGTTTAACGTTACAACAACGACCACAAGTGGTAGTAAAGATATTATCCAATTTGGTAGACCTTTTTCTTCCTCTTCTTCTTTTGCCTCTCCATGATCAGGTTCTGTAAATACATCTCCCTTATTTGTTAATCTCTTTTGACTAAACATTAGCCAGAAATAACCCCCAACTGCCATTATTAATCCTGTCACTATACCAATAATGGGTGCTGCCATTGCATTCGTATCAAAGTAATCTGTCGGTATTAGATTCTGGATTTGAGGTGTTCCAGGTAATGCTGTCATGGTAAACGTAAAGGCACCTAAAACCAATACGGGTGGAATTAGCTTTCTTGACACGTTTGCCTCTCTAAATAAGGAAATGGCGATAGGATAAATAGCAAAAACGACAACAAACAAACTTACGCCACCATATGTTAATAATGCAGAAGCAACTAAAACTCCTAAAACTGCTCTCTTTTTCCCAATGAATTTCGTAATTTGATGTGCAACAGCTTGAGCAGACCCTGTATCTTCCATTAGTTTTCCAAAAATTGCACCTAATAAAAATATAGGAAACCATGTCTTAGCAAATCCAACAAAACCCTCCATATATGTATTTGTATATGTCGGTAGTAAATCTAGTCCACTTAATAAAGCTACAACCCCAGATACTATAGGTGCTATCCAGATAATGGACCATCCAAAATAAGCTAAGACCATTAAGAGTATTAAGCCGATAATGATACTAATCAATGTTGTACCTCCTTTATTTTTTAATGAACTACTACGTATACGTTTCCCAAAAGTCTTGTTAATCAAACAAGGAAGAATGAAAAACTTACGCAAAGCTTTATTCCATACACTAGTTAATAATCATAAGAAAATAGTAGTTATCTAATATAAGAAACGCGTTTAAGGCAAAAGTATAGTTCATACTGATCACGTAAGTACCGAAAATTTGTATGAATAAAATAAAAAAAGCTGTTCAAAGTAGCAGAATCCTCACTTTGAACAGCTTTACATTTATTCAATATATTCATCCATTTTTTCTTTCATTTGCGAAATAATCTTCTTTTCTAATCTGGATACTTGAACTTGCGATATACCTAATCTCTCTGCAACTTCTGATTGCGTTTGGTCTTTATAATAGCGTAAGTAAACAATTAACCGTTCTCTTTCATCCAAGTCACGGATTGCTTCTTTTAACGCAATTTTTTCGAACCATTTAGAGTCATTCTCCGCAATTTGGTCTAGTAACGTAATTGGGTCGCCATCGTTTTCATATACAGTTTCATGAATGGATGTTGGCATTCTACTAGCTTCTTGTGCTAACACCACATCTTCTGCTGTAATATCTAAAAAAGTGGCTATTTCATTTACAGTAGGAGCTTTCCCATGTAACTTCGTAAGTTCTTCTTTAGCACGTCTTATCTTGTGCCCAAGCTCTTTTAAAGAACGACTTACTTTTAACGTGCCATCGTCTCTTATGAAACGCTGGATCTCACCGATAATCATCGGAACAGCGTACGTTGAGAATTTCACATCATAAGACAAATCAAATTTATCTACTGATTTTAATAATCCGATACAACCAATTTGAAACAAATCATCCGGTTCATATCCCCTATTAATAAAACGCTGAACAACGGACCAAACTAGCCTCATGTTCTTTTCAACGATTGCATCTCTTGCACTCTGGTCACCTTGCTGAGCAGAAAAAATCAACTCTTTTACTTCATTGTCTTTTAAATAGGGTTCCTTTTGTTGTTTCACCTCTACATCCATTCTAACGACCCCTTAATTGCACATTGCTGTACTTTTCGTTAAGTGCTTTCGTAAGCGAACAATGGTGCCGGTTCCTGGGTGTGAAATCACTTCCATCTGATCCATGAAGTTCTCCATAATAGTAAAGCCCATTCCAGATCGCTCCATATCAGGCTTAGAAGTAAATAGTGGTTGACGTGCTTCTTCTACGTCCATAATTCCTTGACCTTCATCGCGAATTTCAAGGTCTACCATGCCATCTTCCATCTTCATATCAATGTATACAATTCCTGATGGATCGTCGTTATATCCATGAATAATGGAATTCGTTACTGCCTCGGATACAACTGTTTTAATTTCCGTTAGTTCATCCATCGTTGGATCTAACTGTGTCAAAAATGCAGCAACCGTGACCCTTGCAAAGGATTCATTTTGACTTAGCGCTTTAAATTGTAAACTCATTTCATTTTTCATTGTTATGCCACCCCCAACGTTTTTAATGCAGCTTGTTCAGATGGCTCGAATCGAATTAGTTTAAACAACCCTGCCATATCAAACAAACGCTTGACCGCTGGAGAAATGGCACATACGACCATTTCACCATGAATTTGTTTTAATTGTTTGTAGCGCCCCAAAATGACTCCTAAACCAGAGCTATCCATAAAGGATAGTTGCTCTAAATTTAGAACGATATGTTTAATACCGTATAACTCCATTGCATCCATTACTTGATTCTTGACTGTTTCGGCTGTATGGTGATCTAACTCTCCAACCAGACGTATGCACAATACTTGTTCATGAACATCTAAGTCAACTGTAAGACTCATTGATTGTGTCCTCCTCGTTTTTACTTGGATAGACACAAATTCTCGACAATTTTGCCTAATTCCTGCTAGACGACAAAACTAGTTGAAAATCGTCAAAGTTCGTTATTTTCCTGTCTTAGAAAATTGACCAAACGTATCTTTAAATAACTTCCACCAACTAGCGGCTTCAATTGATTCAGATGCGACGATAGGTGTTTCTACAACTACTTTTCCATCACGCTTTACTGTTAACGTCCCAACTTGTTGCCCTTTTTCCACTGGAGCTTTCAGTTTGGTGTCAAATTTCACTTCTTCTTCTACACCATCTACTTTTTCTCCTTTTTTCGTAAGAACAGAGATCGGCTCACTTGTTTCTGCATTTACATACGATTTGCTACCCTTGCTAATTTTCGCTTCACCTAAAACATCCGCTTTTTTGTATAATGGATGTGTCATATATTGCGCAAAAGCATAATCAAGTAATTTTGTTACTTCCGCATTACGTACTTTTGGTGTTGGTGCTCCAAATACAGATGCAATCACTCTCATGTTGCCTTTGTTTGCAGTAGCTGTTAAACAGTACTTCGCTTCGTTTGTAAAACCTGTTTTAATTCCATCTACACCTGGATAGAAACGTACCAATTTATTTGTATTTACTAACCAGAATTTCTTTTCCGTATTTTCTCTTAAGTACGACTCGTAGGAACCTGTAAATTTAGTGATTCCTTCATATTTAAGAAGTTCTCTTCCCATCATCGCCATATCATATGCCGAACTATAGTGACCTTCAGCTGGAAGTCCTGTAGGATTTTTAAATTGTGTATCTTTTAATCCTAACTCTTTTACTTTTTCATTCATCATTTGTACAAAGCCTTCTTCACTACCAGCCAAATGCTCAGCCATTGCAACAGATGCATCGTTTGCAGATCCAATCGCAATTCCTTTTAACATTTCTTCTACTGTCATTTCCTCGCCTGGCTCTAAGAATATTTGAGAGCCACCCATAGATGCAGCATATTCACTTGTACGAACTTTATCTGTAGGCAGTATTTTCTCGGTATCTAATGCTTCCATGATCAACATCATTGTCATAATTTTTGTCATACTTGCAGGTGGAAGTTTCTCATGACTATTTTTCTCGTATAAAACTTCTCCAGTATCACGTTCTAACAGGATGGCAGACTTCGCTTCATTAGCTAGTGATATTTCATTATTCGCACGATCACCAGTCTCATTTGCAAATGCAGGTGTTGCGATTATACTTGCCATTAATATTGTTACCATTAGACTACTAATCCATTTTTTCATTTTTAACCCCTCCATCTTTCGCTTAAACTTACAACATGGCTCCATTGTTGACAGATTTTAGAGGGAATATACTTGATTCATATATGTACATAAAAAAACTGTCCAAATATAATTTTGGACAGTTTTTTTTTGACTTATTTAATTATTTTATGAATTAGAGGACGCTCCTCTGGTTTTTCTGTGCCGAATGTGTAGGCAGAAAGTAATTTCTTTTCTGCATCTTCAGCAGTTTCTGTATTTGATAGAAGATACGCAAAAGTTTCGCCTTCTGCTACTTCGTCTCCTACTTTTTTCAGAAGAGTAATACCAACGCTATGGTCGATGTCGTCTTCTTTTGTCGCACGTCCTGCACCTAAGTACATTGCTGCGATACCAACAGACTCAGCATCGATCGCTGTTACAAATCCAGCAGATGGTGCTTTTACTTCAATTGTATTGCTTGCTTGTGGCAGTTTTGTTAAATCATCTACTTGATTTACATCTCCACCTTGTGCAATTACCATTTGACGAAGCATTTCGAACGCACTTCCATTTTCAATATTACCTTCTAGAGCTTTATATGCTTCATCAAACGTA is a genomic window containing:
- a CDS encoding stage V sporulation protein AB → MTINVLLIILIAFAGGLAVGSGFVAVLTVLGIIPRLTQLTKTMKMIHYYEWSVVFGVFLGCYFSLQLPSFHLYPILLMPLGLLNGIFLGMLAAALTESLNVLPILAKRVGIADRIVYLLMALVFGKIMGSLFHWIYYVSL
- a CDS encoding stage V sporulation protein AA — encoded protein: MTDIIYLRLRNRAQVKPNEKVILGHMAQVLAPEEIRNDLLNLPVYQVKEEDKNIVIIDVMKVIQFIQAKHPNLEVQTVGPPQTIIEVVYEKKHMSMPLFVFVWLLLFVGAALAIMNFHEDVSMPEVHQKLYTVLTGQEVAKPLLFQIPYSFGLGLGMILFFNHLFRKRINEEPSPLEVEMFNYQQDLDQYVIMNENKESMRHLDDN
- a CDS encoding 3-hydroxybutyrate dehydrogenase; translated protein: MENKGQVVVITGSAQGIGFEIGKIFAEAGSKVVLSDINEEGVQKAADELKSAGHDVIGLKADVTSEEDIKNMVDKTVETYGRLDVLINNAGLQHVSPIEEFPTDKFEFMIKIMLTAPFIATKHVFPIMKKQNFGRILNVSSINGLIGFAGKAAYNSAKHGVIGLTKVAALEGAEHGITVNALCPGYVDTPLVRNQMKDLASTRGVELEKVLEQVIYPLVPQKRLLQVKEIADYARFLASEQAGGVTGQAVVMDGGYTAQ
- a CDS encoding GntP family permease yields the protein MISIIIGLILLMVLAYFGWSIIWIAPIVSGVVALLSGLDLLPTYTNTYMEGFVGFAKTWFPIFLLGAIFGKLMEDTGSAQAVAHQITKFIGKKRAVLGVLVASALLTYGGVSLFVVVFAIYPIAISLFREANVSRKLIPPVLVLGAFTFTMTALPGTPQIQNLIPTDYFDTNAMAAPIIGIVTGLIMAVGGYFWLMFSQKRLTNKGDVFTEPDHGEAKEEEEEKGLPNWIISLLPLVVVVVTLNVFKLDPIPSLLLGILSILIIYIKKFRSFVPSINEGAKGSVMATINTSAAVGFGAVVTAVPSFDNITEMILGVSSNPLITEGLTVQILAMITGSASGGMGIALEALGSTYYDLAQASGISTEAMHRIASVASGASILPHNGALLTLFAVTGLTHKDSYKDVAMVGLVIPFIALVVGVILASLGIN
- the sigF gene encoding RNA polymerase sporulation sigma factor SigF; translated protein: MDVEVKQQKEPYLKDNEVKELIFSAQQGDQSARDAIVEKNMRLVWSVVQRFINRGYEPDDLFQIGCIGLLKSVDKFDLSYDVKFSTYAVPMIIGEIQRFIRDDGTLKVSRSLKELGHKIRRAKEELTKLHGKAPTVNEIATFLDITAEDVVLAQEASRMPTSIHETVYENDGDPITLLDQIAENDSKWFEKIALKEAIRDLDERERLIVYLRYYKDQTQSEVAERLGISQVQVSRLEKKIISQMKEKMDEYIE
- the spoIIAB gene encoding anti-sigma F factor, with translation MKNEMSLQFKALSQNESFARVTVAAFLTQLDPTMDELTEIKTVVSEAVTNSIIHGYNDDPSGIVYIDMKMEDGMVDLEIRDEGQGIMDVEEARQPLFTSKPDMERSGMGFTIMENFMDQMEVISHPGTGTIVRLRKHLTKSTAMCN
- the spoIIAA gene encoding anti-sigma F factor antagonist, translating into MSLTVDLDVHEQVLCIRLVGELDHHTAETVKNQVMDAMELYGIKHIVLNLEQLSFMDSSGLGVILGRYKQLKQIHGEMVVCAISPAVKRLFDMAGLFKLIRFEPSEQAALKTLGVA
- a CDS encoding D-alanyl-D-alanine carboxypeptidase family protein, whose amino-acid sequence is MKKWISSLMVTILMASIIATPAFANETGDRANNEISLANEAKSAILLERDTGEVLYEKNSHEKLPPASMTKIMTMMLIMEALDTEKILPTDKVRTSEYAASMGGSQIFLEPGEEMTVEEMLKGIAIGSANDASVAMAEHLAGSEEGFVQMMNEKVKELGLKDTQFKNPTGLPAEGHYSSAYDMAMMGRELLKYEGITKFTGSYESYLRENTEKKFWLVNTNKLVRFYPGVDGIKTGFTNEAKYCLTATANKGNMRVIASVFGAPTPKVRNAEVTKLLDYAFAQYMTHPLYKKADVLGEAKISKGSKSYVNAETSEPISVLTKKGEKVDGVEEEVKFDTKLKAPVEKGQQVGTLTVKRDGKVVVETPIVASESIEAASWWKLFKDTFGQFSKTGK